The following proteins are encoded in a genomic region of Streptomyces sp. SLBN-31:
- a CDS encoding PDR/VanB family oxidoreductase → MTVYEAELVVGSREFAADGVLALTVRHPLGEDLPGWEPGAHVDVVLGPGLERQYSLCGDPADRSAWRIAVLREPAGRGGSAQVHEQLGVGDKVRVRGPRNHFRLESAPRYRFVAGGIGITPILPMLAAAEAAGAEWTLLYGGRTRDSMAFTEELARYGDRVTLAPQDETGLLDLGSVLDGLPGDTLVYCCGPGPLLDAVEARCPAGRLRVERFTPKVQEVGENGEFEVELAQSGRTVTVAPDVSVLDAVRGAGVEVLFSCTEGTCGTCETDVLEGTPDHRDSVLTDAERESGETMMICVSRCRGRRLVLDL, encoded by the coding sequence ATGACCGTGTACGAAGCCGAACTCGTCGTCGGCAGCCGGGAGTTCGCGGCCGACGGCGTGCTCGCCCTGACCGTGCGCCATCCCCTCGGCGAGGACCTGCCGGGCTGGGAGCCGGGCGCCCATGTCGACGTCGTGCTCGGGCCGGGGCTGGAGCGGCAGTACTCGCTGTGCGGGGACCCCGCTGACCGGTCGGCGTGGCGGATCGCCGTGCTGCGCGAGCCCGCCGGGCGGGGCGGATCGGCCCAAGTGCACGAGCAGTTGGGGGTCGGCGACAAGGTGCGGGTGCGCGGGCCGCGCAACCACTTCCGGCTGGAGAGCGCGCCCCGGTACCGGTTCGTCGCCGGCGGCATCGGCATCACACCGATCCTGCCGATGCTGGCCGCGGCCGAGGCGGCGGGCGCCGAGTGGACGCTGCTGTACGGCGGCCGCACGCGTGACTCCATGGCCTTCACCGAGGAGTTGGCGCGGTACGGCGACCGGGTGACCCTCGCCCCGCAGGACGAGACCGGACTGCTGGACCTCGGCTCCGTCCTCGACGGCCTGCCCGGGGACACGCTCGTCTACTGCTGCGGTCCGGGCCCGCTGCTCGACGCGGTCGAGGCGCGCTGCCCGGCCGGGCGGCTGCGCGTCGAGCGGTTCACGCCCAAGGTCCAGGAGGTCGGCGAGAACGGCGAGTTCGAGGTGGAGCTGGCGCAGAGCGGCCGTACGGTCACCGTCGCGCCGGACGTCTCGGTGCTGGACGCCGTCCGGGGCGCGGGCGTCGAGGTGCTGTTCTCCTGTACCGAGGGCACCTGCGGCACCTGCGAGACCGACGTGCTGGAGGGCACTCCGGACCACCGGGACTCGGTGCTCACGGACGCGGAGCGGGAGAGCGGGGAGACGATGATGATCTGTGTGTCCCGCTGTCGCGGCAGGAGGCTCGTGCTGGATCTCTGA
- a CDS encoding aromatic ring-hydroxylating dioxygenase subunit alpha yields MPHITAFARNQWYVAAYSHEVGREELLGRTILGEPLVFYRTEEDGTPVALADRCVHRRFPLHEKPSRLDGDRLVCGYHGFTYDTTGTCVYVPGQKRVPRTARVASYPVVEQDSLVWVWIGDPQLADPQTIPRARHLDSPGWVTVRGMEPIDADYGLLVDNLLDLSHETYLHGGYIGTPEVAETPITTEVDEGAGIVRVSRHMDDAECPPFYARSTGIEGRITRWQDIEYHAPCLYLLHSRIAPVGVVPEADGSDPNAFHTEITYAITPSSDGHVYDFWMVSRDWAPEDAEVTEFLRGNNHTVVMQDVDALNLLQRTLGSERTGYQELSINIDTGGLAARRILARLVEEGDKPVEKVL; encoded by the coding sequence ATGCCGCACATCACCGCTTTTGCCAGAAACCAGTGGTACGTCGCCGCCTACAGCCACGAGGTCGGGCGCGAGGAGTTGCTCGGCCGGACGATCCTCGGTGAGCCCCTCGTCTTCTACCGGACCGAGGAGGACGGCACACCGGTCGCGCTGGCCGACCGCTGTGTGCACCGCCGCTTCCCGCTGCACGAGAAGCCCAGCCGGCTCGACGGCGACCGGCTCGTGTGCGGCTATCACGGCTTCACCTACGACACGACGGGCACCTGCGTCTACGTGCCCGGTCAGAAACGCGTGCCGCGCACCGCCCGGGTCGCGTCCTACCCCGTCGTCGAACAGGACTCCCTGGTGTGGGTGTGGATCGGCGACCCGCAACTGGCCGACCCGCAGACCATCCCGCGCGCGCGGCACCTGGACTCCCCCGGCTGGGTCACCGTCCGCGGCATGGAGCCCATCGACGCGGACTACGGGCTGCTGGTCGACAACCTCCTCGACCTCTCCCACGAGACCTATCTGCACGGCGGTTACATCGGCACACCCGAGGTCGCCGAGACGCCGATCACCACCGAGGTCGACGAGGGCGCGGGCATCGTACGGGTGAGCCGGCACATGGACGACGCCGAGTGCCCGCCGTTCTACGCCAGGTCCACCGGCATCGAGGGCCGGATCACGCGCTGGCAGGACATCGAGTACCACGCGCCCTGCCTGTACCTGCTGCACAGCCGGATCGCCCCGGTGGGCGTGGTGCCGGAGGCCGACGGCAGCGACCCGAACGCCTTCCACACCGAGATCACGTACGCGATCACCCCGTCGTCCGACGGCCACGTCTACGACTTCTGGATGGTCTCGCGCGACTGGGCGCCCGAGGACGCGGAGGTCACCGAGTTCCTGCGGGGCAACAACCACACCGTGGTGATGCAGGACGTGGACGCGCTCAACCTGCTGCAGCGGACGCTGGGTTCGGAGCGGACGGGGTACCAGGAGCTGAGCATCAACATCGACACCGGCGGCCTGGCCGCCCGCCGCATCCTCGCCCGGCTGGTCGAGGAGGGCGACAAGCCCGTGGAGAAGGTTCTGTGA
- a CDS encoding spermidine synthase, which translates to MSVRFEEIDWQPTPLGEISLRRRRHPSSDEDVYEVKLGDEFLMSSLFTTGEIALTELGLAKLPDTELDVAVGGLGLGFTAQAALDDPRVRSLTVIEALAEVIDWHQRGLVPLGTRLTSDARCRLVHGDFFALAADPRGLDSKEPGRRFHAILLDVDHSPRHVLRPRHAALYQPAGLRALADHLHPGGVFALWSNDPPDDQFTSALTEVFARAAAHVVEFDNPLQGGTSANTVYVAGTETSTP; encoded by the coding sequence ATGAGCGTGCGTTTCGAGGAGATCGACTGGCAGCCGACGCCGCTCGGTGAGATCAGTCTGCGGCGCCGCCGCCACCCGTCGTCGGACGAGGATGTGTACGAGGTCAAGCTCGGCGACGAGTTCCTGATGTCCAGCCTCTTCACGACCGGCGAGATCGCGCTCACGGAACTCGGACTGGCGAAACTGCCCGACACCGAACTGGACGTCGCCGTCGGCGGACTCGGACTCGGCTTCACCGCCCAGGCGGCCCTGGACGACCCCCGGGTGCGCTCGCTGACCGTGATCGAAGCGCTGGCCGAAGTCATCGACTGGCACCAGCGGGGTCTGGTGCCCCTCGGGACCCGGCTGACGTCGGACGCCCGCTGCCGTCTGGTCCACGGCGACTTCTTCGCACTGGCCGCCGACCCCCGCGGTCTGGACTCCAAGGAGCCGGGCCGACGCTTCCACGCCATTTTGCTGGACGTCGACCACTCGCCGCGCCATGTGCTCCGCCCTCGGCACGCGGCGCTCTACCAGCCTGCCGGGCTCCGCGCCCTCGCCGATCACCTACACCCCGGCGGGGTGTTCGCCCTGTGGTCGAACGACCCACCCGACGACCAGTTCACGTCCGCGCTCACGGAGGTCTTCGCACGGGCAGCGGCCCATGTCGTCGAGTTCGACAACCCCCTGCAAGGCGGCACCTCGGCCAACACCGTCTACGTGGCTGGCACGGAAACGAGCACGCCGTAG
- the kdpC gene encoding potassium-transporting ATPase subunit KdpC yields the protein MNTSLVNSGRMAWAALRMLLVLTVVTGIIYPLVVTGIGQALFHGKANGSIVKVDGKEVGSKLIGQSWNMKGTDKPDPKWFQPRPSNSNYDPLATGSSQLSASNPKLVKVVKVAKKHVAAFNGVPESKVPADAVTGSASAIDPDISPAYADIQVNRVAKANRLSAAQVEKLVKDHTDGRSLGFIGEPHVNVLELNIALKELAQK from the coding sequence ATGAACACCTCTCTCGTGAACTCCGGTCGCATGGCGTGGGCGGCGTTGCGCATGTTGCTCGTCCTCACCGTCGTGACCGGCATCATCTACCCCCTCGTCGTCACCGGCATCGGCCAGGCTCTCTTCCACGGCAAGGCCAACGGCTCGATCGTCAAGGTCGACGGCAAGGAGGTCGGCTCGAAGCTGATCGGTCAGAGCTGGAACATGAAGGGCACCGACAAGCCGGACCCGAAGTGGTTCCAGCCGCGCCCGTCCAACAGCAACTACGACCCGCTGGCCACCGGCTCCAGCCAGCTCAGCGCCAGCAACCCCAAGCTGGTGAAGGTGGTCAAGGTGGCCAAGAAGCACGTCGCCGCCTTCAACGGCGTACCCGAGTCGAAGGTGCCCGCCGACGCGGTCACCGGCTCGGCCTCCGCCATCGACCCGGACATCTCCCCGGCGTACGCGGACATCCAGGTCAACCGGGTCGCCAAGGCGAACAGGCTGTCCGCGGCCCAGGTGGAGAAGCTGGTCAAGGACCACACCGACGGGCGCAGCCTCGGCTTCATAGGCGAGCCGCACGTCAACGTCCTGGAACTCAACATCGCCCTCAAGGAACTGGCCCAGAAGTAG
- a CDS encoding response regulator, producing the protein MTRVLVVEDDPQLVRALVINMQARQYGVDAAPDGATALRLAAARQPDVVILDLGLPDMDGVDVIKALRGWTRVPVLVLSARRASDEKVAALDAGADDYITKPFSMDELMARLRAAVRRTEESPLVPETTLVRTDEFTIDLLAKKAARGGRDVRLTPTEWHLLEILVTNPGRLITQTHLLQEVWGVPQSTKTNYLRVYMAQLRRKLEADPVHPRYLITEPGMGYRFEG; encoded by the coding sequence ATGACCCGGGTGCTGGTGGTGGAGGATGACCCGCAACTCGTACGGGCCCTCGTGATCAACATGCAGGCCAGGCAGTACGGAGTGGACGCGGCGCCGGACGGCGCCACCGCCCTCCGTCTGGCCGCTGCCCGCCAGCCGGACGTGGTGATACTGGACCTCGGCCTGCCCGACATGGACGGCGTGGACGTGATCAAGGCCCTGCGGGGCTGGACCCGGGTGCCCGTCCTGGTGCTGTCCGCGCGCCGTGCCTCGGACGAGAAGGTCGCCGCGCTCGACGCGGGGGCGGACGACTACATCACCAAGCCGTTCAGCATGGACGAACTCATGGCACGGCTGCGGGCTGCCGTGCGCCGCACCGAGGAGAGTCCGCTCGTCCCCGAGACGACACTGGTCAGGACCGACGAGTTCACCATCGACCTGCTGGCGAAGAAGGCGGCCAGGGGCGGCCGGGACGTACGGCTCACCCCCACCGAGTGGCATCTGCTGGAGATCCTGGTCACCAACCCGGGCCGGCTGATCACCCAGACCCACCTGCTGCAGGAGGTCTGGGGCGTCCCGCAGAGCACCAAGACCAACTACCTGCGGGTCTACATGGCCCAGCTGCGTCGCAAACTGGAGGCGGATCCGGTGCATCCCCGCTATCTGATCACCGAGCCGGGCATGGGCTACCGCTTCGAGGGATGA
- a CDS encoding ATP-binding protein, with protein MARGKLRIYLGAAPGVGKTYAMLSEAHRRIERGTDCAVAFVEHHGRPRTEVMLHGLEEIPRRELAYRDAVFTEMDVDAVLARRPQVALVDELAHTNIPGSRNTKRWQDVEELLAAGIDVVSSVNIQHLESLGDVVESITGVRQQETVPDEVIRRADQIELVDMSPEALRRRMAHGNVYKPDKVDAALSNYFRPGNLTALRELALLWVADRVDEYLNQYRSEHRVSRIWGSRERIVVGLTGGPEGRTLIRRAARLAEKGAGGEVLAVYVTRSDGLTSASPKELALQRTLVEDLGGTFHQVVGDDVPAALLDFARGVNATQIVLGVSRRKSWQYVLGPGVGATVARDSGPDLDVHLITHDEAGKGRGLPVARGARLGRSRILWGWFAGVAGTLLLTLLLTHVDADLGLTNDMLLFLTLTVAAALLGGLLPALASAAFGSMLLNWYFTPPVHRITIADPKNILALVIFVAVAVSVASVVDLAAWRTHQAARLRAESEILSFLAGNVLRGETSLEELLERVRETFVMRSVALLERESDSAPWTVAGCVGPDAPTGRPEDADVDVPAGDHMALALCGRVLPAEDRRVLAAFAAQAAVVVDRRRLQEEADRAKVLAEANRMRTALLAAVSHDLRTPLAGIKAAVTSLRSEDVAWSEQDQAELLAGIEEGCDRLDHLIGNLLDMSRVQTGTVAPLIRDIDLDEVVPMSLAGVPEDSVELDIPETLPMVCVDKGLLERVVANVVENAVKYGPAEEPVLVSASALGDRVEVRVVDRGPGVPDEAKDRIFEPFQRYGDAPRGNGVGLGLAVARGFAEAMGGTLRAEDTPGGGLTMVLSLPTADSPQAVSDLSASTAS; from the coding sequence ATGGCACGCGGCAAGCTTCGGATCTACCTGGGCGCGGCACCGGGCGTCGGCAAGACCTACGCGATGCTCTCCGAGGCTCACCGCCGCATCGAGCGGGGCACCGACTGCGCGGTCGCCTTCGTGGAGCACCACGGCCGGCCGCGCACCGAGGTGATGCTGCATGGGCTGGAGGAGATCCCGCGCAGGGAACTGGCCTACCGGGACGCCGTCTTCACCGAGATGGACGTCGACGCGGTGCTGGCGCGTCGCCCGCAGGTCGCGCTGGTGGACGAGCTCGCGCACACGAACATCCCCGGCTCGCGCAACACCAAGCGCTGGCAGGACGTGGAGGAGCTGCTCGCCGCCGGCATCGATGTCGTCTCCTCGGTGAACATCCAGCACCTGGAGTCGCTGGGCGACGTCGTCGAGTCGATCACCGGCGTACGGCAGCAGGAGACCGTCCCCGACGAGGTCATCCGGCGCGCGGACCAGATAGAGCTGGTCGACATGTCACCCGAGGCGCTGCGCCGCCGGATGGCGCACGGCAACGTCTACAAGCCGGACAAGGTCGACGCGGCCCTGTCCAACTACTTCCGGCCGGGCAACCTCACCGCCCTGCGCGAGCTGGCGCTGCTGTGGGTGGCCGACCGGGTCGACGAGTACCTGAACCAGTACCGCAGCGAGCACCGGGTCTCGAGGATCTGGGGCTCGCGCGAGCGGATCGTCGTCGGCCTGACGGGCGGTCCGGAAGGGCGGACGCTGATCCGGAGGGCCGCGAGGCTGGCCGAGAAGGGGGCCGGCGGCGAGGTGCTCGCCGTCTACGTCACCCGCAGCGACGGTCTCACGTCCGCCTCGCCGAAGGAGCTGGCCCTCCAGCGCACCCTGGTCGAGGACCTGGGCGGGACCTTCCACCAGGTCGTCGGCGACGACGTCCCGGCGGCGCTGCTGGACTTCGCGCGCGGGGTGAACGCCACGCAGATCGTGCTCGGCGTCTCGCGCCGCAAGAGCTGGCAGTACGTCCTTGGGCCCGGCGTCGGCGCGACGGTGGCCCGGGACTCCGGCCCCGACCTCGACGTCCACCTGATCACCCACGACGAGGCGGGCAAGGGCCGGGGCCTGCCCGTCGCGCGGGGCGCTCGGCTGGGGCGCTCGCGCATCCTCTGGGGCTGGTTCGCGGGTGTCGCCGGCACGCTGCTTCTGACGCTGCTGCTGACCCACGTGGACGCCGACCTCGGCCTTACGAACGACATGCTGCTGTTCCTGACGCTGACGGTGGCGGCGGCGTTGCTGGGCGGCCTGCTGCCGGCGCTCGCCTCGGCGGCGTTCGGGTCCATGCTGCTGAACTGGTACTTCACGCCACCGGTGCACCGGATCACGATCGCCGACCCGAAGAACATCCTCGCCCTGGTGATCTTCGTGGCGGTGGCCGTGTCGGTGGCGTCGGTCGTCGATCTGGCGGCCTGGCGTACCCACCAGGCGGCCCGGTTGCGGGCCGAGTCGGAGATCCTGTCCTTCCTCGCGGGCAACGTGCTGCGCGGTGAGACCAGTCTGGAGGAACTGCTGGAGCGGGTGCGTGAGACGTTCGTGATGCGGTCCGTGGCCTTGCTGGAGCGCGAGAGCGACTCCGCGCCCTGGACCGTCGCGGGTTGCGTGGGCCCGGACGCACCGACCGGACGTCCCGAGGACGCCGACGTCGACGTACCCGCTGGCGACCATATGGCGCTGGCCCTCTGCGGGCGGGTGCTGCCCGCAGAGGACCGCCGGGTGCTGGCTGCCTTCGCCGCACAGGCGGCCGTGGTCGTGGACCGCCGCCGCCTTCAGGAGGAGGCCGACCGGGCCAAGGTGCTCGCCGAGGCGAACCGGATGCGCACCGCGCTGCTCGCCGCGGTCAGCCACGACCTGCGCACGCCCCTCGCGGGCATCAAGGCGGCCGTCACCTCGCTGCGGTCGGAGGACGTCGCCTGGTCGGAGCAGGACCAGGCCGAACTCCTGGCCGGCATCGAGGAGGGCTGCGACCGCCTCGACCACCTCATCGGGAACCTGCTGGACATGTCGCGGGTGCAGACCGGCACCGTGGCGCCGCTGATCCGGGACATCGACCTCGACGAGGTCGTCCCGATGTCCCTGGCCGGTGTGCCGGAGGACAGTGTGGAGCTGGACATCCCCGAGACGCTGCCCATGGTCTGCGTGGACAAGGGCCTGCTCGAGCGCGTGGTCGCCAACGTCGTCGAGAACGCGGTGAAGTACGGCCCCGCCGAGGAGCCGGTTCTCGTATCCGCCAGCGCGCTCGGCGACCGTGTCGAGGTCCGGGTCGTCGACCGCGGCCCCGGCGTCCCCGACGAGGCCAAGGACCGCATCTTCGAGCCCTTCCAGCGGTACGGCGACGCCCCGCGCGGTAACGGGGTGGGCCTCGGCCTCGCCGTCGCCCGCGGTTTCGCCGAGGCGATGGGCGGCACGCTGCGCGCCGAGGACACCCCCGGCGGCGGTCTCACCATGGTCCTCAGCCTCCCCACGGCCGACAGCCCACAGGCGGTGTCGGACCTCTCCGCCTCGACCGCCTCGTAG
- a CDS encoding penicillin-binding transpeptidase domain-containing protein, whose product MRPANGASTAKVAASDGRTDLARFSSLHDIVATIRKNATPTGGSTGTGVAVVDAAGDGVKTLKVFSKGNAPVIKTTIDASLQEVAETTVKDPHLQDKPAGTVALDWRTGHILAIAHTGADGDIAVNGIKSPGSTMKIITSAALFDRVGLTPNSPAPCTDSLMANGQLFHNDSGVRANGASTLAQAFTVSCNTAFIKDGFHYLVHDGDASALHDEAVNAFGMGSWSIGGGVATTDPSIPADVQGGDQAAQFIGQGQVTATPLFMASVAATVRGVGFKQPIILPGQHQDIAPRPISARTAGYLQSMMRNVATSGTAAPRLRGLTGVGAKTGTAEEGDHTNGWLTAYNSRIAVAALVEGGSSGVDSAGYVVRHLLTGS is encoded by the coding sequence ATGAGGCCGGCCAACGGCGCGAGCACAGCCAAGGTCGCGGCGAGCGACGGCAGGACCGACCTTGCCCGCTTCTCCTCGCTGCACGACATCGTGGCGACGATCCGCAAGAACGCCACCCCGACCGGCGGCAGCACCGGCACCGGAGTCGCCGTGGTCGACGCGGCCGGCGACGGCGTGAAGACACTGAAGGTCTTCTCCAAGGGGAACGCCCCCGTCATCAAGACCACCATCGACGCCTCCCTCCAGGAGGTGGCCGAGACCACGGTCAAGGACCCCCACCTTCAGGACAAGCCTGCCGGGACGGTGGCGCTGGACTGGAGGACCGGTCACATCCTCGCGATCGCCCATACCGGCGCGGACGGCGACATCGCTGTCAACGGCATCAAGTCGCCGGGCTCCACCATGAAGATCATCACCTCGGCGGCCCTGTTCGACCGGGTGGGCCTCACTCCGAACAGTCCCGCCCCGTGCACGGACTCGCTGATGGCCAACGGCCAGCTGTTCCACAACGATTCCGGAGTGCGGGCCAATGGGGCCTCCACCCTCGCCCAGGCGTTCACGGTCTCGTGCAACACCGCCTTCATCAAGGACGGCTTCCACTACCTCGTGCACGACGGAGATGCCTCGGCCCTGCACGACGAGGCCGTCAACGCCTTCGGTATGGGCAGCTGGTCCATCGGCGGCGGGGTCGCCACCACCGACCCGAGCATCCCGGCGGACGTCCAGGGCGGCGACCAGGCGGCCCAGTTCATCGGCCAAGGCCAGGTCACGGCCACCCCGCTGTTCATGGCGTCCGTGGCGGCCACGGTGCGGGGCGTCGGCTTCAAGCAGCCGATCATCCTGCCCGGGCAGCACCAGGACATCGCACCCCGGCCCATCTCCGCCCGCACGGCCGGCTACCTGCAGTCGATGATGCGGAACGTGGCCACCAGCGGTACCGCCGCACCACGCCTCCGCGGTCTGACCGGCGTCGGCGCCAAAACCGGCACCGCGGAGGAAGGCGACCACACCAACGGCTGGCTGACCGCGTACAACTCCCGCATCGCCGTCGCCGCCTTGGTCGAAGGCGGCAGCTCCGGGGTGGACTCGGCCGGATACGTCGTCCGGCACCTGCTCACCGGCAGCTGA
- a CDS encoding tetratricopeptide repeat protein has protein sequence MLRDGQVETVESMAAGGTVDAKARLAEYYAEQGQWEKLSSLWANRHTPPLVVLLRLIIEPGEMPLEGAVKMWQVRMLAHEEEAFQHVIDVLHEQDRADHAIDVLRDAAGTPPAWRQRLDWAEWHLLVRMLLRAERVVEALAMADDDTTRSWLAPVLAEQGRVDTLRTLMRPGDTGLALHLARTLADHGRLEEAAAIMMQRIDADEEYAYEWTIKLFVELGEKERALKVRRHRGHKLRSPIDKSDFELAQLLDQQGRHEEAIDILPRDGRAPRQLAELLAGIGRMEEAMGVLDAAQNDIRWKYVTDELAEHQAAILVRYDRVRELRDRAANGRPAHREIMRSHVHTRPGAGIEAQYDRCSGERPSSATKSLKRSRRVGNGMPEITHFDTDTAPESVVRLFWRQGVAATRLLDPVAATGLNRLSPYAMVGGNQELYRAARAPSSAPRAPGGARPALRRKPSPAAFRVGESAFEVMQVLGETGPDPAGHQRRRQAKKTARAAAHPDADQDAVRVGLEGVGDVHGGGRGDHVQQSWRLVCGHAQHVVDAPAEKVRRTGHLGAHSEPAAVRLPGQLRLPNTLSPLAVMTPVHSGTTRRTVTSIVTGPGSQPTSPCVRHRSER, from the coding sequence TTGTTGCGCGACGGGCAGGTGGAGACGGTCGAGTCCATGGCCGCCGGCGGCACCGTGGACGCCAAAGCGCGGCTCGCCGAGTACTACGCCGAGCAGGGACAGTGGGAGAAGCTCTCGTCGCTCTGGGCCAACCGCCACACCCCGCCCCTGGTGGTATTGCTCCGCCTCATCATCGAGCCTGGTGAGATGCCGCTCGAAGGCGCGGTCAAGATGTGGCAGGTTCGGATGCTGGCCCACGAGGAAGAGGCATTCCAGCACGTGATCGACGTGCTGCACGAGCAGGACCGAGCCGACCATGCCATCGACGTACTGCGCGACGCCGCCGGCACTCCGCCCGCTTGGCGGCAGCGGCTGGACTGGGCGGAATGGCACCTGCTGGTGCGGATGCTGCTGCGTGCGGAGCGGGTCGTCGAGGCACTGGCCATGGCTGACGATGACACCACCCGGTCCTGGCTGGCGCCCGTTCTGGCAGAGCAGGGACGCGTCGACACGTTGCGCACCCTGATGCGCCCGGGAGACACCGGCTTGGCCCTGCATTTGGCCCGTACCCTCGCCGACCATGGGCGGCTCGAGGAGGCCGCCGCGATCATGATGCAGCGCATCGACGCGGACGAGGAGTACGCCTACGAGTGGACGATCAAACTGTTCGTCGAACTGGGAGAGAAAGAAAGGGCGTTGAAGGTGCGCCGACATCGGGGCCACAAGCTTCGCTCGCCCATCGACAAATCCGACTTCGAGCTCGCCCAGCTCCTGGACCAGCAGGGACGCCATGAGGAAGCCATCGACATACTGCCCCGCGACGGGCGCGCACCGCGACAACTGGCGGAGCTGCTCGCGGGCATCGGCCGTATGGAGGAGGCCATGGGAGTGCTCGACGCCGCGCAGAATGACATCAGGTGGAAGTACGTCACCGACGAACTAGCCGAGCACCAAGCGGCTATCCTCGTCCGGTATGACCGGGTCCGCGAACTGCGGGACCGCGCCGCAAACGGCCGCCCGGCGCACCGGGAGATCATGCGTTCCCACGTTCACACGCGCCCAGGCGCCGGGATAGAAGCGCAGTACGACCGGTGCTCGGGCGAGCGGCCGTCCAGCGCCACGAAGTCACTGAAGCGGTCAAGGCGGGTGGGAAACGGCATGCCAGAGATCACGCACTTCGACACGGACACGGCCCCGGAGTCCGTGGTCCGGCTGTTCTGGCGTCAGGGCGTGGCCGCGACCAGGCTCCTGGACCCCGTCGCGGCGACCGGGCTCAACCGCTTGAGTCCGTACGCCATGGTCGGCGGCAACCAAGAACTCTACCGGGCTGCAAGAGCACCGTCATCCGCCCCTCGCGCTCCCGGAGGCGCTCGGCCAGCCCTTCGTCGTAAGCCATCACCTGCCGCCTTCCGGGTCGGTGAGTCGGCGTTCGAGGTCATGCAGGTCCTTGGTGAGACTGGACCGGACCCGGCGGGACATCAGCGGCGCCGCCAGGCGAAGAAGACCGCCCGGGCCGCCGCGCACCCGGATGCCGACCAGGATGCCGTGCGCGTGGGTCTCGAAGGTGTAGGTGACGTGCATGGGGGCGGCCGTGGCGATCATGTCCAGCAGTCCTGGCGGCTCGTGTGCGGTCACGCGCAGCACGTAGTCGATGCGCCGGCCGAGAAAGTACGCCGTACGGGTCACCTCGGCGCCCACTCCGAACCCGCCGCCGTCCGCTTGCCGGGTCAGCTCCGCCTGCCGAATACCTTGAGTCCGCTCGCTGTCATGACGCCAGTCCACAGCGGGACTACGCGCCGCACCGTCACGTCGATTGTCACGGGGCCAGGATCCCAGCCGACGTCCCCGTGCGTACGACATCGGTCGGAGCGATGA
- a CDS encoding YHS domain-containing protein, translated as MIVIELFAPAGVLDQARRQRLGKRLIDALMGAEDAHAEAVMDSARALTQVLIHEPAAWITGDRHPVDPADPPRYLIRVSAPAAWRKEMSAHAIDRLTQALAETEAEAGRDPDRLRDRPHALVQVAGIAEGSLGLYGRPMGSLDLIQHMTAPHRDTIARLPTDDLPPGTVIDPVCGMTVDLNTTDLTLEVDGTLHGFCNGQCRRIFADEHGVPLKA; from the coding sequence ATGATTGTCATCGAACTCTTCGCCCCCGCAGGCGTCCTCGATCAGGCCCGGCGCCAACGGCTCGGCAAGCGGCTCATCGACGCCCTCATGGGCGCCGAGGACGCCCATGCCGAAGCCGTCATGGACTCCGCGCGCGCCCTCACCCAGGTCCTCATCCACGAACCGGCCGCCTGGATCACCGGAGACCGTCACCCGGTCGACCCCGCCGACCCGCCCCGCTACCTGATCCGCGTCAGCGCACCGGCCGCCTGGCGAAAGGAGATGAGCGCCCACGCCATCGACCGCCTCACCCAGGCCCTCGCCGAGACGGAGGCGGAGGCCGGCCGCGACCCTGACCGGCTCCGGGACCGGCCGCACGCCCTGGTCCAGGTCGCCGGCATCGCCGAGGGCAGCCTCGGCCTGTACGGACGTCCCATGGGCAGCCTCGACCTGATCCAGCACATGACCGCACCGCACCGCGACACCATCGCCCGCCTGCCCACCGACGACCTGCCGCCCGGCACGGTCATCGACCCGGTGTGCGGCATGACCGTCGACCTGAACACCACCGACCTCACCCTGGAGGTCGACGGAACGCTCCACGGCTTCTGCAACGGTCAGTGCCGGCGCATCTTCGCCGACGAGCACGGGGTGCCACTGAAGGCATAG